The Psychrobacillus sp. FSL K6-2836 nucleotide sequence AAGAAAAACATCGTTAATAAAAATATTTCTAAAATCGGCGTTGTAATACTAGTAGATGCTTCACCGAACTTTCCGTATTCAAAGATGACCTGAATCAGGTTTTCAGCATAGAAAAATGAAAAGATCGTCACAGGGATTAAAAGCATAACTAAATATCTAAGCCCATTTGTATATATGCTTTTTATAGCATTATCATCTTTTTCCGCAACTTTTTTACTAAGCATTGGATATATGACTGTAGTGACTGCTGTCATTAATATAGCTTGTGGAAATTGAGTAAGCTTCGTCGCATAATTTACTGCCGAAACAAACCCGTCCGAGAGTGTTGCTGAAAATATACGTTGTATGAGTGCATAAAATTGAATGGTTGCCCCGCCAAGCATAATTGGAAGTGCAAGCTGCCAAAGTTGTTTTGTCGTCCAGGTTTGTTGAAATGATATGCCGATTGGGAACTTCTCTAGCTTTTTATACCCTTTTATAAGGAATCCAACCATCATAATTGCACTAACTAAAGCACCAATTCCATATGCGATTGGTCCAATCCAGTAAGAACAGACAACTGAAATGATTAAAAATGCTGCATTATATAGAAGAATAGAGAAACTAGATAAATGAAACTTACCGTTTACATTTAACATTCCACTAAACCAAGTAGATAAGACTAAGAAAATAGTCGATGGCATCATCCAATAAAACAAGCTCTTGGCAAGTCTATGTTCCTCATCAGACATTTCTCCGAATAAATTCAATAAAGGTTCCGTTGCTATTAACATGAGTATTGTGATAAACAGGATTGTCATAACAACTGTAGTAAATGCTTGCTTTACAAATAGTCCTTGATTTGTTTTGTTTTGATTGTAAATGGATATAAACGCAGTTGTAAAGGCACCACCAATAACTAAATAGAGGAAATTCGGTATTGTATATGCAGTGAAAATACTATCTGCTATATAGCTTGTACCGTACTGATACCCGATAATCATTTCTCTTAGGAAGCCAAACAATCTAGCAATTATATTAATAACAGCTACTGCTCCTACAATTTTTAAAAATGTATTCACTGTTTAATACCATTTTGTACAGCAGACTCATAGATTAAAATAAGATTTTTAATAATATTTTTTTCATCATGCGTATATAATACCTTCCTGGTTGCATCATGATTATAATAGTTTTCAGCTTCCAGCGATCTTAACATTTCCTCTTTCAAGGAACTTACATTTTGCGATTCCACTAAATGACCTGCATCATTTGACAGTAAGGAAGACAGTCCGCCTACATCCGAAGCGATCACTGGTGTACCACAAGCAATAGCCTCTAATGCTACTAAACCAAAGCCTTCGATATGCGATGGAAGGACAAACACATCACTTGCTTGAAACCATGTTACAAGGTCTTGTTGTTTAACAGGATCAATTAATAGCACATCATCATTTAACAGCGGTGCAATTTTTTCCATAAAGGACTCATCTCGACGAGAGCCAATTATCGCTAGCTTTACTCGCTTATTTGTACTCAATTTAACCTGTTCAAAAGCCTGAAGTAATTCTTCCACGCCTTTTTGTTTAATAACATTTCCTACAAAAGAAAATATGAAATCATCTGGTGATAAATTTAAAAGCTTTCTAGCGTCCTCTTTATCGCCTTCTTTGAATACTTCTCGGTTAACACCCATGCTCATAATAGTAATTTTTTCTTTAGGCACGTGAAAGTCTGCTTCTATTTGTTTTGCAAGTATCGGTCCAACTGCAATGACATGCGAGCTTTCTTTCAAAATCCGAGTCGTCCATTTTCGGATATTAGCGTTTTTCTTTGCCATTTTTTCAATATCGCCGCCGTGGGCAGTTACAATATAAGGAATTTTAAAGATTTTTTTTAATAATAAGGAGAAGACTCCAGACGGAAATACATAATGTGCATGTGTAATAGAAATACCTCTTTGGAATAATCCTTTTTTCATTACCTTCATGGCCCATAAAATGTACTTCTTCAGTGCGTTTTTCATCCCCGTTGATGGGTTCGTATTTACCCCAATTTCGACGTTCATACCAGCTTTTCTTAAAGCTTCGACCTGGTTTTTCACGAAGATTCCATAAGATAGATGATTGGAGGTAGGATACATATTACTAATGACAAAAATTTTCTTCATACTATTTCATCACTGCCTTCGTAAATTGTGAAACCCCATTATGAGCTTCTTCATTAAAATGCGCTGAAAGTTTTTTTGTGTTTTCTACAGTTTCATCCCAGTCGTTCTTCATCTTACTATAAGCATTATTGAATAGAGACTCATCCTGTTCAATACTATCCATACTAAAACAGAATTCCTCTAAGCCTGCTAAATGCATAAAATCATTTACTTTGTTATGGTAGGAAACTGCAATAATCGGTGTAGCTGTTGCTGTTGCAAGTATAAGTGAATGTAATCTAGTTCCAATTACAATATCTTGTACATTCGTTATTTCAAGTATTTCATGCGGCATTAAATTTTTATCGATAATCTCCACTTGGTCTTTGTGTTTCATAGAGTTCATAATATGTTTTGTCGCATCTACATCTTGAGGAAACTTAGTTGCAAAAAAAGTAAACTTAACATCATGTTGTTCTGCTAGTTTATCTAAATTTTTTGCCATGCCGTTTATATAGGTCCTGTATTTAGATTCACTGCCCTGTGGCCAATAATTCGAATTGAAAAATGGCACTGCAGAAACTCCTATTCTAGTTGGAGTTGAATTATAAACTTTCGAAGAAGTTTTTAATGTAAAAGCTGGATCTCCTATAATAGTGATCGGTCTTTTGACACCAATACTTTCTAAAAGTTGCTTCGATTGTGGATCTCTGACAGATATACTATCCGCAAACCTACACAGAAATCTTAAGCTCCATTTTCCCATAGAGGTATGAATAGGACCGGCACCACAGCCATAAATAACGTATGGTACATTCATATTTTTGGCCATCAATGCATAAGTTCCGAACAATTGTGCCTCTCTTTTATAAAAGTCCATAAGGATTCCACCACCGCCAATGACTAACAAGTCTAGCGATTGAATATATTTCCTATTTTTTTTGTACGTATGTATAAAAGTATTAAAATTCTTCCCTTTTTTATAATATAGAGGATAACTTTTAACGCCATATCGGTTTACAGTTTGTTGAGGATTGTTACTGAAAACCGTAATATCTTCTATTTGTATAGGGAAAGTATGTAATAATTGTTGGAGAATACCTGAAAGAATTGCTTCATCCCCATTATTATTATTTCCATAGTTCCCCACAATCCCTATTCTCATCTATTTAACATCCTTTTGTCTTTATAATATCTGATTATAACATAATAAAAGCCTCGCCACATACG carries:
- a CDS encoding polysaccharide pyruvyl transferase family protein; the encoded protein is MRIGIVGNYGNNNNGDEAILSGILQQLLHTFPIQIEDITVFSNNPQQTVNRYGVKSYPLYYKKGKNFNTFIHTYKKNRKYIQSLDLLVIGGGGILMDFYKREAQLFGTYALMAKNMNVPYVIYGCGAGPIHTSMGKWSLRFLCRFADSISVRDPQSKQLLESIGVKRPITIIGDPAFTLKTSSKVYNSTPTRIGVSAVPFFNSNYWPQGSESKYRTYINGMAKNLDKLAEQHDVKFTFFATKFPQDVDATKHIMNSMKHKDQVEIIDKNLMPHEILEITNVQDIVIGTRLHSLILATATATPIIAVSYHNKVNDFMHLAGLEEFCFSMDSIEQDESLFNNAYSKMKNDWDETVENTKKLSAHFNEEAHNGVSQFTKAVMK
- a CDS encoding glycosyltransferase; this encodes MKKIFVISNMYPTSNHLSYGIFVKNQVEALRKAGMNVEIGVNTNPSTGMKNALKKYILWAMKVMKKGLFQRGISITHAHYVFPSGVFSLLLKKIFKIPYIVTAHGGDIEKMAKKNANIRKWTTRILKESSHVIAVGPILAKQIEADFHVPKEKITIMSMGVNREVFKEGDKEDARKLLNLSPDDFIFSFVGNVIKQKGVEELLQAFEQVKLSTNKRVKLAIIGSRRDESFMEKIAPLLNDDVLLIDPVKQQDLVTWFQASDVFVLPSHIEGFGLVALEAIACGTPVIASDVGGLSSLLSNDAGHLVESQNVSSLKEEMLRSLEAENYYNHDATRKVLYTHDEKNIIKNLILIYESAVQNGIKQ
- the murJ gene encoding murein biosynthesis integral membrane protein MurJ, yielding MNTFLKIVGAVAVINIIARLFGFLREMIIGYQYGTSYIADSIFTAYTIPNFLYLVIGGAFTTAFISIYNQNKTNQGLFVKQAFTTVVMTILFITILMLIATEPLLNLFGEMSDEEHRLAKSLFYWMMPSTIFLVLSTWFSGMLNVNGKFHLSSFSILLYNAAFLIISVVCSYWIGPIAYGIGALVSAIMMVGFLIKGYKKLEKFPIGISFQQTWTTKQLWQLALPIMLGGATIQFYALIQRIFSATLSDGFVSAVNYATKLTQFPQAILMTAVTTVIYPMLSKKVAEKDDNAIKSIYTNGLRYLVMLLIPVTIFSFFYAENLIQVIFEYGKFGEASTSITTPILEIFLLTMFFLAANTYVTRFYYAKGNSVGPVVFSIINVFVINISVIYLFIDSIGAMAIAWGTFISSVINFMMLSVYAKRKYELSFFNKWNSGIGKIFIAIFLMGVVTYLSSEFILLSSKWLTFLAGLSIFGVSYVCFFLLLKVNEANIIWMKLNSSIKRLINRKNK